From Pagrus major chromosome 2, Pma_NU_1.0, one genomic window encodes:
- the LOC141018967 gene encoding protein phosphatase 1D-like translates to MENALLMRVSVFTDQGGRKYMEDVTEVIVEPEPGEDEPTSGEPEDSSGADCTVTSLAGDTHPDWTGETVGSLHAPDAPCEAVRTEGQSISVETSLQGGQSQPLAEPSTASRSRRSVAFFAVFDGHGGREAAQFARDYLWEFMKKQRGFWSDCDREVCSAIRKGFVACHHAMWKKLPEWPKTLTGLPSTSGTTASVVVIRGNRMYVAHVGDSAVVLGVQDDPTDPFIRAVEVTQDHKPELPRERERIEGLGGSVIKKSGVNRVVWKRPRLSHNGPVRRSTVIDQIPFLAVARALGDLWSYDFYSGEFVVSPEPDTCVVTLDAKKHRYIVLGSDGLWNMVPPQEAISMCQNNDEAMAPCGVSSARQLVSHALLRWRQRMLRADNTSAIVIALQEFGSCQDTLHHEEVLLDLAKMSQCPPTTISRADTPLLQRPPEEDSPSAMCELLPTLERRDGLSGSNTLYHMNLSDSFTLTPLCSNSSAELPSQSSPTDRTVGIRTPNSKRTIDGSSSPSSGQSAKKARRRTADRPPLVQHNAEKKQKESNNVSPILQQHKTTVCVY, encoded by the exons ATGGAAAACGCATTATTGATGCGAGTGAGTGTTTTTACCGACCAAGGAGGCAGGAAATACATGGAAGATGTGACCGAGGTCATAGTAGAGCCCGAGCCGGGAGAAGATGAGCCGACGTCGGGTGAGCCGGAGGATAGCAGTGGGGCAGACTGTACTGTCACTTCTCTGGCTGGGGACACGCATCCAGACTGGACTGGTGAAACCGTGGGGTCCCTGCATGCGCCAGATGCACCATGTGAGGCTGTGCGGACGGAAGGTCAAAGTATATCGGTCGAAACATCTTTACAGGGAGGTCAGAGCCAGCCGCTAGCGGAGCCAAGCACTGCGAGTCGTTCCCGCCGTTCCGTCGCGTTCTTCGCTGTGTTTGACGGGCACGGGGGTCGCGAGGCTGCGCAGTTTGCACGAGATTATTTATGGGAGTTCATGAAGAAGCAGCGAGGGTTCTGGTCAGACTGTGACCGGGAAGTCTGCTCGGCTATACGCAAAGGATTTGTAGCCTGCCATCATGCTATGTGGAAAAAGCTCC CTGAATGGCCAAAGACCCTTACAGGCCTTCCGAGCACATCTGGCACCACAGCCAGCGTGGTGGTCATCCGAGGAAACCGCATGTATGTGGCCCACGTTGGGGACTCGGCAGTGGTTCTAGGGGTCCAAGATGACCCCACAGACCCATTCATCAGAGCTGTGGAAGTCACACAAGACCACAAACCCGAACTaccgagagagagggagcgtaTTGAAGGTCTGGGAGGGAG TGTGATCAAGAAATCTGGAGTGAACCGGGTCGTCTGGAAGAGGCCAAGGCTGAGTCACAATGGCCCGGTCCGTCGGAGCACTGTCATTGACCAGATACCATTCTTGGCAGTAGCCCGCGCTCTAG GTGATCTGTGGAGCTATGACTTCTACAGCGGGGAGTTTGTGGTTTCTCCTGAACCAGACACTTGTGTGGTAACCCTTGACGCCAAAAAACACCGCTACATCGTACTGGGCAGTGACGGTCTGTGGAACATGGTGCCACCTCAAGAAGCTATCTCCATGTGTCAGAACAACGACGAGGCAATG GCACCATGTGGGGTATCAAGTGCCCGGCAGCTGGTCAGCCACGCTCTGCTGCGCTGGCGTCAGCGCATGTTGCGGGCTGACAACACCAGCGCCATCGTAATCGCCCTGCAGGAGTTCGGGAGCTGCCAGGATACCTTGCACCATGAGGAGGTACTGCTCGACTTGGCCAAGATGTCCCAGTGTCCTCCCACCACCATATCCCGTGCTGACACTCCGCTCCTTCAG CGCCCTCCAGAAGAAGATTCTCCCTCTGCCATGTGCGAACTCCTGCCTACTTTGGAGCGACGGGACGGACTATCAGGAAGTAACACCCTATACCACATGAATCTGTCTGACTCGTTCACTCTGACTCCTCTGTGTTCAAACAGTAGTGCTGAGCTGCCCAGTCAGTCCAGTCCCACTGACAGGACAGTTGGCATTAGGACCCCCAACAGCAAAAGAACTATTGACGggtcatcatcaccatcatcaggcCAGTCGGCTAAGAAAGCCCGTCGCAGGACTGCTGACAGGCCGCCGCTAGTCCAACACAACgcagagaagaaacagaaagagtcCAATAATGTCTCCCCCATTCTCCAGCAGCACAagacaacagtgtgtgtgtactga